A part of Streptomyces sp. DSM 40750 genomic DNA contains:
- a CDS encoding SRPBCC family protein, protein MSTTKANGRHETQIVADPALPTIVIIREFDASPDRVFRAYTDPDLVVQWLGPRRLTMRIDKYETCSGGSYRYVHREDDGTEYGFRGVFHEVRLNERIVQTFAYDGFPDGVSLETTAFEALGSRTRVTTKSLMDSIEARDSMIKSGMQRGVREGHERLDELLSRRQSGNADRRTETEGLRS, encoded by the coding sequence ATGAGCACCACGAAGGCGAACGGCCGGCACGAGACCCAGATCGTGGCCGATCCGGCTCTGCCCACCATCGTCATCATCCGGGAGTTCGACGCTTCGCCGGATCGCGTGTTCCGGGCGTACACCGATCCCGACCTGGTCGTCCAGTGGCTCGGCCCGCGTCGGCTCACCATGCGGATCGACAAGTACGAGACGTGCAGCGGTGGGTCGTACCGCTATGTGCATCGCGAGGACGACGGGACGGAGTACGGCTTCCGCGGCGTGTTCCACGAGGTACGCCTCAACGAGCGCATCGTGCAGACCTTCGCCTACGACGGCTTCCCGGACGGCGTCAGCCTGGAGACAACCGCCTTCGAGGCCCTCGGCAGTCGCACGCGGGTCACCACCAAATCCCTTATGGACTCCATCGAGGCCCGCGACTCGATGATCAAGAGCGGCATGCAGCGCGGCGTCCGGGAAGGCCATGAGCGGCTTGACGAGTTGCTCAGCCGCCGCCAGAGCGGCAACGCCGACCGGCGTACCGAAACGGAAGGCTTGAGATCATGA
- a CDS encoding ArsR/SmtB family transcription factor, producing the protein MADDRLSRVFSALADPTRRDIVARLAAGDATVNELAEPYDVTVQAVSKHIRVLEDAGLVSRGRDAQRRPCRLEAEVFDLMTKWIERYRREAEDRFRLLDAVLEQTAEQPVAGTPTNEAAS; encoded by the coding sequence ATGGCCGACGACCGGCTGTCCCGGGTGTTCTCCGCTCTGGCCGACCCGACCCGGCGCGACATCGTGGCCAGGCTGGCCGCCGGGGATGCCACGGTCAATGAACTGGCCGAGCCGTACGACGTGACCGTGCAGGCCGTGTCCAAGCACATCAGGGTCCTGGAAGACGCCGGTCTGGTCAGTCGCGGCAGGGACGCCCAGCGGCGGCCCTGCCGCCTTGAGGCAGAAGTCTTCGACCTGATGACGAAATGGATCGAACGTTACCGGCGTGAGGCGGAGGACCGTTTCCGTCTGCTCGATGCCGTCCTCGAGCAGACGGCGGAACAGCCGGTGGCGGGCACCCCGACGAACGAGGCGGCATCATGA
- a CDS encoding DUF6191 domain-containing protein has product MGFAVFMTLPGLVILLTVLAFADQLLLRAGRAGLLPWRNSVRQGQISATGFEQLHASFSPGKQNELKERQSALVMRDDEEDGAPPNRTTVDLEGGTAVVRMPQACQ; this is encoded by the coding sequence ATGGGATTCGCCGTCTTCATGACCTTGCCCGGACTGGTCATCCTGCTCACCGTCCTGGCGTTCGCAGATCAGCTGCTTCTCCGTGCCGGGCGGGCCGGACTGCTGCCATGGCGGAACAGCGTCCGGCAGGGCCAGATATCGGCGACCGGGTTTGAGCAGCTCCACGCGAGCTTTTCGCCCGGGAAGCAGAACGAACTGAAGGAGCGGCAGTCGGCACTGGTGATGCGGGACGACGAGGAAGACGGGGCGCCACCGAACCGGACAACGGTAGACCTGGAGGGAGGGACCGCGGTCGTCCGGATGCCGCAGGCCTGTCAGTAG
- a CDS encoding LysE family translocator: protein MPEIISHRTEPCPSDYAPSLRREPDRGFASADDLRNTSAAGPTRALWRINVLGGAAPMMTSVVAFVGAAFLVAMVPGPSTVVILRRAVVNGRRTGMATVLGNECGVLLWGLAAAFGLSALLLASQVAYDVIRIAGAAVLVWMGARALWQARGAGQPDQGPAETAAVSLRRACWQGLVTNFANPKAGVFAVSFLPQCRRSASAAVRSAPDGTGLRGALGRAGGAPGCRDLSLSFKV from the coding sequence ATGCCGGAGATCATCAGCCACCGTACCGAGCCGTGTCCATCCGATTACGCGCCTTCTCTGCGGCGTGAGCCCGACCGTGGCTTCGCCTCGGCGGACGATCTGCGGAACACGTCCGCAGCTGGGCCGACAAGAGCCTTGTGGCGCATCAACGTGCTTGGCGGTGCTGCCCCGATGATGACTTCCGTCGTTGCGTTCGTCGGTGCGGCCTTCCTGGTCGCCATGGTTCCAGGGCCAAGCACAGTCGTGATCCTGCGCCGAGCGGTGGTGAACGGCCGGAGGACCGGTATGGCCACGGTCCTGGGTAACGAGTGCGGGGTGCTGCTGTGGGGCCTCGCCGCGGCCTTCGGTCTCTCCGCCCTGCTGCTGGCCTCGCAGGTCGCCTACGACGTCATCCGGATTGCCGGCGCCGCGGTGCTGGTGTGGATGGGAGCGCGTGCCTTGTGGCAGGCGAGGGGAGCTGGACAGCCGGATCAGGGACCAGCGGAAACAGCCGCGGTGTCGCTTCGGCGGGCGTGCTGGCAGGGCCTCGTCACCAACTTCGCCAATCCGAAGGCCGGCGTGTTCGCCGTGTCCTTCCTGCCACAGTGTCGGAGAAGTGCTTCAGCGGCGGTCCGTTCGGCGCCGGACGGAACAGGTCTCCGGGGCGCTCTTGGTCGGGCTGGGGGTGCGCCTGGCTGCCGAGACCTGAGCTTGTCCTTCAAGGTCTGA
- a CDS encoding GNAT family N-acetyltransferase, producing the protein MIRAATVDDIAEIRAMIRELAEYERAAEQARATEEQLRDALFGEHPAASALIAEDDETGQAVGYALWFPRFSTWTGTRGMHLEDLYVRSHARGGGHGKALLAFLAAICQQNGYERFEWWVLAWNEPTIDFYKSLGVELLNEWTVCRLSGEPLKELAARAPAVLNQTPAL; encoded by the coding sequence ATGATCCGGGCCGCCACTGTGGACGACATCGCGGAGATCCGCGCGATGATCCGCGAACTCGCTGAGTACGAACGGGCTGCTGAGCAGGCCCGAGCAACCGAGGAGCAGCTCCGCGACGCGCTGTTCGGAGAACATCCCGCTGCTTCCGCACTGATCGCGGAGGACGACGAGACGGGGCAGGCCGTGGGCTACGCCCTGTGGTTCCCCCGCTTCTCGACCTGGACCGGCACGCGCGGCATGCACCTGGAGGACCTCTACGTACGGTCGCACGCCCGAGGTGGAGGACACGGCAAGGCTCTGCTCGCCTTCCTGGCCGCGATCTGTCAACAGAACGGCTACGAGCGCTTCGAGTGGTGGGTCCTGGCCTGGAACGAACCGACGATCGACTTCTACAAGTCGCTCGGCGTGGAGCTGCTGAACGAGTGGACGGTATGCCGGCTGAGCGGTGAACCACTCAAGGAACTCGCTGCCCGGGCCCCGGCAGTCCTCAACCAGACCCCGGCCCTGTAG
- a CDS encoding maleylpyruvate isomerase family mycothiol-dependent enzyme yields the protein MAGLSDQQVAEASALPGWSRGHVLAHLTDNARMFARLAEHALRGELVAGYDSGVDERNAIIEATAGRSAAEHRAQLAAHTAGLEASWARATGVDWGRPVTFRNADLAATVFARWREAWIHMVDLELGVRPDDWPEDLAAHAIDFLLGRLPAGTRVRAEDVGRQWSVGDGPPGTVVGGGVRDLAAWLAGRTPVVSPVAAQELPALEPWPPHPPQRLDRL from the coding sequence GTGGCCGGACTGAGCGACCAGCAGGTCGCCGAGGCCTCCGCCCTTCCGGGTTGGTCACGCGGCCACGTCCTCGCGCATCTCACCGACAACGCGAGAATGTTCGCCCGTCTCGCGGAACATGCCCTGCGCGGTGAACTCGTAGCGGGCTACGACAGCGGGGTCGACGAGCGCAACGCGATCATCGAGGCGACGGCTGGCCGCAGCGCAGCCGAGCACCGCGCTCAGCTCGCCGCGCACACGGCCGGGCTGGAGGCATCCTGGGCACGCGCCACCGGCGTGGACTGGGGCCGTCCGGTGACGTTCCGCAACGCCGACCTTGCCGCCACGGTCTTCGCACGCTGGCGCGAGGCATGGATCCACATGGTCGATCTGGAACTCGGCGTGCGGCCGGACGACTGGCCCGAGGACCTGGCCGCACACGCCATCGACTTCCTCCTCGGCCGCCTTCCGGCAGGCACACGCGTCCGTGCCGAGGACGTGGGCCGCCAGTGGTCCGTCGGCGACGGGCCGCCGGGCACGGTGGTTGGCGGAGGCGTGCGCGACCTGGCGGCCTGGCTGGCCGGACGTACGCCCGTTGTGTCACCGGTGGCGGCGCAGGAGTTGCCTGCTCTCGAGCCCTGGCCGCCCCACCCTCCACAGCGCCTGGACCGCCTGTGA
- a CDS encoding YdhR family protein: MRADIVWWDLSASGQTIESMREYLREESVTAFSEVPGLRFKMWLSDPDTNRWGAVLLWESEEASQQALPSRALELIGYPPQVAHGFDVEATTEGRYETQRLALQGLAFTETTQRKSS; the protein is encoded by the coding sequence ATGCGTGCCGACATTGTTTGGTGGGACCTGTCCGCCTCCGGACAGACCATCGAGTCCATGCGTGAGTACCTGCGTGAGGAATCCGTCACCGCGTTCTCCGAAGTGCCCGGGCTTCGCTTCAAGATGTGGCTCTCCGATCCGGACACCAACCGGTGGGGAGCCGTTCTGCTGTGGGAGTCGGAAGAGGCGTCCCAGCAGGCGCTGCCCAGCCGGGCGCTCGAACTCATCGGCTACCCACCGCAGGTCGCGCACGGGTTCGACGTGGAGGCCACGACCGAAGGTCGATACGAAACGCAACGACTCGCCCTGCAAGGGCTGGCCTTCACCGAAACGACGCAGAGGAAATCCAGCTGA
- a CDS encoding DJ-1/PfpI family protein, which translates to MQVAVVTFDGFNELDSFIASALINRCRKDNLEAFVTTPTPVVTSMNGVEVTGQRPMEFVTEADVVLIGSGVKAREVVADDRLISKLLPLDPSRQLIGAQCSGALVLARLGLLGAMPACTDMKSRPFVEACGVTVLDAPFHAEGNIATAGGCLASQYLATWVITRMLGEGAARAVIDYVAPVGESQETVERAMRAVHAGAVALR; encoded by the coding sequence ATGCAGGTCGCCGTGGTCACCTTCGACGGGTTCAACGAGCTCGACAGCTTCATCGCTTCCGCACTGATCAACCGGTGCCGTAAGGACAACTTGGAAGCCTTCGTCACGACGCCGACGCCCGTGGTCACGTCGATGAACGGCGTCGAGGTGACCGGGCAGCGCCCGATGGAGTTCGTGACCGAAGCCGACGTCGTGCTGATCGGCAGCGGGGTGAAGGCGCGAGAAGTGGTCGCCGACGACCGGCTGATCTCGAAACTGCTGCCGCTCGACCCTTCGCGACAGCTGATCGGTGCGCAGTGCTCGGGCGCGCTGGTGCTCGCCCGGCTCGGGTTGCTGGGCGCCATGCCGGCCTGTACGGACATGAAGAGCCGACCCTTTGTCGAAGCCTGCGGCGTCACCGTGCTGGACGCGCCGTTCCACGCCGAGGGGAACATCGCCACGGCGGGCGGTTGTCTGGCGTCCCAGTATCTCGCCACGTGGGTGATCACCCGAATGCTCGGCGAGGGCGCCGCGCGCGCCGTCATCGACTACGTGGCTCCGGTCGGCGAAAGTCAGGAGACTGTCGAGCGGGCCATGCGTGCCGTCCACGCGGGCGCGGTTGCACTGCGCTGA
- a CDS encoding ADP-ribosylglycohydrolase family protein, with product MISQQRAHASLDGLVMGDAFGDGWFTRSDENAEELWAARVLRPEPWSWTDDSAMAFVLFAHLMTHGEIRPDALAVEFAAEYDRDPGRKYGPSMHGVLRSIREGGHWRAVTTAQFGGQGSHGNGAAMRVAPLGAWFRDDLAAAGEQARLSALTTHAHPEAVAGAVAVAVAAALAAADGGPDAPPRAEFLKEVADHVPDSDVRSRLLVAANFSDRTSVRHAASVLGSGALISALDTVPFALWSAAGHLNDLGEALWQTAGAWGDRDTTCAIAGGVVAARTGTGGVPAAWLEAREDIPAWSRWEAPVVGPTGAE from the coding sequence ATGATCAGTCAGCAGCGCGCCCATGCCAGCCTGGACGGCCTTGTGATGGGCGATGCGTTCGGTGACGGCTGGTTCACGCGCTCTGACGAGAACGCCGAGGAGCTCTGGGCTGCGCGGGTCCTGCGTCCGGAGCCGTGGTCGTGGACGGACGATTCCGCCATGGCCTTCGTCCTGTTCGCTCACCTGATGACCCACGGAGAGATCCGCCCGGATGCCCTGGCAGTTGAGTTCGCCGCCGAGTACGACCGGGACCCGGGGCGCAAGTATGGGCCGTCGATGCACGGTGTACTCCGGAGCATTCGTGAGGGCGGGCACTGGCGGGCCGTGACCACGGCGCAGTTCGGCGGACAGGGCTCCCACGGCAACGGCGCCGCGATGCGGGTCGCCCCTCTCGGGGCATGGTTCCGGGACGATCTGGCGGCTGCCGGCGAGCAGGCCCGGCTGTCCGCGCTGACGACTCACGCTCATCCCGAGGCAGTCGCCGGCGCCGTGGCCGTGGCAGTTGCCGCAGCGCTGGCAGCTGCCGACGGGGGTCCAGATGCCCCGCCCCGCGCGGAGTTCCTGAAGGAGGTCGCCGACCACGTGCCGGACAGCGACGTCCGCTCCCGACTGTTGGTGGCCGCGAACTTCTCCGACCGTACGTCGGTTCGCCACGCAGCGTCCGTGCTGGGCTCGGGAGCATTGATATCGGCCCTGGACACGGTTCCGTTCGCCCTGTGGTCGGCCGCGGGACATCTGAACGACCTGGGCGAGGCGTTGTGGCAGACCGCTGGCGCGTGGGGCGACCGCGACACCACCTGCGCGATCGCGGGAGGTGTCGTCGCGGCCCGAACCGGCACGGGTGGGGTCCCGGCCGCGTGGCTCGAAGCCCGCGAAGACATCCCCGCCTGGAGCCGCTGGGAAGCCCCCGTGGTGGGTCCGACGGGCGCTGAGTAG
- a CDS encoding outer membrane protein assembly factor BamB family protein, whose translation MKGVSSLQLFYGDVAKSKALSFSAGGSEEDVRGLRAGDPSQLGRFTMLAVLGAGGMATVYLANASGPRTADSMLAVVKVLRSDLSSDEYVRRLFRREIEALSEMDAEGTLRLLDCDPDSVPPWFATEYVSGMDLRTLVSDHGPLNTKAVLRLAAEIAPILVRLQTHNIVHRDLKPSNILVLSAADGSIRLIDFGVSRRLDQTRTWPTMRVGTDAFMAPEQTYGGAGHPSDMFALGLTLVYAATGAEMERPDLEEALVGRPPRFPADAFNRLHASLRDLVVECTRPDPAHRITAQQLLIRLADHGVHPRESKTRRATWLPNTARSQVLKHAEHTKAFMPAQWDGRTGRTRASSDTDRPEVRWVHELSGRAYFTSPVDVTEGIAVCSLDGSVWLLDATDGRILWKRDLGARIECTPAAGHGMLYVPCSDRTLLALDTTDGSLRWSYTAGDSCVFTPVVAGNRVLVGARDGAVHCLSARTGSPFWVSDRGNGPVFDPPTVAVDRVYVSGWQGKLQSLTVHDGSGAMGLPQLQDLVGAPAGHVGTLFLASRTGTLCAIDTRTGRERWRSAGRAAACTGPVLGQGMLYVGTVGGTLWAHEARTGVAKWHLATSGRLRCVPVHDSGTLYVGSDDALTAVDALTGEVHWTHRTDGTMHAPPLVARGHAYIGTWNCTVQALNLPGSAAP comes from the coding sequence TTGAAGGGGGTTTCGTCGCTTCAGCTCTTTTATGGCGACGTTGCAAAATCGAAAGCATTGTCCTTTTCTGCAGGGGGGAGTGAAGAGGACGTGAGAGGTCTGCGCGCCGGTGACCCGTCACAGCTAGGGCGGTTCACCATGCTGGCCGTGCTGGGGGCCGGTGGTATGGCGACTGTGTACCTCGCGAACGCGAGCGGACCACGAACTGCGGATTCGATGCTGGCCGTCGTGAAAGTACTGCGGAGTGACCTGTCTTCGGACGAGTACGTACGACGCCTGTTTCGCCGAGAAATCGAAGCCCTGAGTGAGATGGACGCTGAGGGGACGCTGCGGCTCCTCGACTGCGATCCGGATAGCGTGCCACCGTGGTTCGCGACTGAGTACGTATCCGGAATGGACCTGCGAACGCTGGTTTCCGACCATGGTCCGCTCAACACGAAGGCGGTCCTTCGCCTGGCTGCCGAGATCGCTCCCATCCTGGTGCGCCTGCAGACCCACAACATCGTGCATCGGGATCTCAAGCCGTCGAACATCCTCGTCCTCAGCGCGGCAGACGGCTCCATACGGCTCATCGACTTCGGAGTCTCTCGCAGACTGGACCAAACTCGAACCTGGCCGACCATGAGGGTCGGCACGGACGCGTTCATGGCGCCTGAGCAGACATACGGCGGAGCAGGACACCCCAGTGACATGTTCGCCCTCGGTCTGACGCTCGTGTACGCCGCCACCGGTGCCGAGATGGAACGGCCCGACCTCGAAGAGGCCCTGGTGGGCCGCCCACCTCGGTTCCCCGCAGATGCCTTCAACCGCCTGCACGCTTCCCTGCGCGACCTTGTGGTGGAGTGCACCCGGCCGGACCCCGCTCACCGCATCACCGCGCAGCAACTCCTCATCAGGCTCGCGGACCACGGTGTGCACCCACGCGAGAGCAAGACCCGCAGGGCAACATGGCTGCCGAACACCGCCCGGAGCCAAGTGCTCAAGCACGCGGAGCACACGAAGGCGTTCATGCCCGCGCAGTGGGACGGGCGGACAGGGCGGACCCGAGCCTCCAGTGACACGGACAGGCCTGAGGTCAGGTGGGTCCACGAACTCAGCGGACGCGCCTACTTCACTTCCCCGGTCGACGTCACTGAGGGCATCGCCGTCTGCTCCCTGGACGGCTCTGTCTGGCTGCTGGACGCCACCGACGGCAGGATCCTGTGGAAGCGTGACCTCGGAGCCCGCATCGAATGCACGCCCGCGGCAGGGCACGGCATGCTCTATGTCCCCTGTTCCGATCGCACCCTGCTGGCTCTGGACACCACCGACGGATCCTTGCGATGGAGTTATACCGCCGGCGACAGCTGTGTCTTCACCCCGGTCGTAGCGGGCAACAGAGTGCTGGTGGGCGCACGGGACGGGGCGGTCCACTGTCTCTCCGCCCGTACCGGCTCACCCTTCTGGGTCAGCGACCGCGGGAACGGTCCGGTCTTCGACCCCCCTACCGTGGCGGTGGACCGGGTGTACGTTTCGGGCTGGCAAGGAAAACTCCAGTCCCTGACGGTGCACGACGGGTCCGGGGCGATGGGACTGCCGCAACTGCAGGACCTCGTGGGTGCCCCGGCCGGACACGTCGGCACACTCTTCCTCGCCAGCCGGACGGGCACCCTGTGCGCAATCGACACACGCACCGGACGCGAACGGTGGCGCTCGGCCGGCAGGGCAGCCGCCTGCACCGGACCTGTCCTCGGCCAGGGCATGCTCTACGTGGGCACTGTGGGCGGCACATTGTGGGCCCATGAAGCGCGCACCGGTGTCGCAAAGTGGCACCTGGCCACGAGCGGGCGCCTCAGGTGTGTTCCTGTGCACGACAGCGGCACCCTGTATGTCGGTTCCGACGACGCACTGACCGCGGTCGACGCCCTGACCGGTGAGGTGCACTGGACGCATCGCACCGACGGGACCATGCACGCGCCGCCGCTCGTCGCGCGCGGCCACGCATACATCGGCACATGGAACTGCACTGTCCAAGCCCTGAATCTCCCGGGGTCTGCCGCGCCATGA
- a CDS encoding outer membrane protein assembly factor BamB family protein: MLVNSPARTYTGRTGTDQAWQVKWTRETGGPLLSPPMLMDGLLVVTCGSTAHLIDATTGGHERSLALRGTAESAPVPWDDRLWWALRDGGLNGYDLRGLTDETHLELDGDPGRHSPVTVNDLLLIGTTHGLFWFQHPRTTDSRAAHRLIWLDEPVVSPLATDGVQVWVPTERRGLMAVRPATGEIRSPHQAWDAAGCTPTPTTDGVYIGDALGTVHHLDPEGTSRRQWDASTFPITAPPVTYGDLLLVTDHAGAVIALSMEQWDQKWRAVTDGDGRRAVTALDGVVYVCGARSVRRLDARTGRELKPLTPDGPRPMNVTATPGRLHVSFVDGLLNTWGPPG; this comes from the coding sequence GTGCTCGTCAATTCACCGGCACGCACGTACACGGGCCGCACCGGCACCGACCAGGCATGGCAAGTGAAGTGGACGCGGGAAACCGGCGGCCCACTGCTGTCTCCGCCGATGCTCATGGACGGCCTGCTGGTGGTGACCTGCGGAAGCACCGCGCACCTGATCGACGCGACCACCGGCGGCCATGAGCGCAGCCTCGCACTGCGCGGCACCGCCGAGTCGGCCCCCGTCCCATGGGACGACCGGCTGTGGTGGGCCCTACGGGACGGCGGGCTGAACGGATACGACCTGCGTGGCCTGACGGACGAAACCCATCTGGAACTCGACGGCGATCCCGGCCGACACTCTCCCGTCACCGTGAACGATCTGCTGCTGATCGGAACAACCCACGGCCTGTTCTGGTTTCAGCACCCCCGGACCACCGACAGCAGGGCCGCGCACCGTCTCATCTGGCTGGACGAGCCTGTGGTCTCCCCTCTCGCCACCGACGGTGTCCAGGTCTGGGTTCCCACCGAACGCAGAGGCCTGATGGCGGTGCGGCCCGCCACCGGTGAGATCCGTAGTCCGCACCAGGCATGGGACGCGGCCGGATGCACGCCGACACCCACGACCGACGGTGTGTACATCGGGGACGCGCTGGGCACGGTCCACCATCTGGACCCCGAGGGGACTTCGCGTCGCCAGTGGGACGCATCGACATTCCCGATCACTGCGCCTCCCGTCACGTACGGCGATCTGCTGCTGGTCACCGACCATGCGGGCGCGGTCATCGCCCTGTCGATGGAGCAGTGGGACCAGAAGTGGCGCGCCGTCACCGACGGAGACGGGCGACGTGCTGTGACCGCGTTGGACGGAGTGGTGTACGTCTGCGGTGCACGCAGCGTGCGCCGTCTGGATGCGCGAACCGGCCGAGAACTCAAGCCTCTGACCCCGGACGGTCCGAGGCCCATGAACGTGACGGCCACTCCCGGCCGCCTCCACGTCAGCTTCGTCGACGGGCTCCTGAACACCTGGGGCCCTCCCGGCTGA
- a CDS encoding vWA domain-containing protein, which translates to MYEAEISRANPACIVFLIDQSSSMRAAMPSTTQSKQMAVADAINSMLRELIIRCGRGIDEIWDFFHVSVIGYGATVGPALGGPLTGRDLVPASALAQGRIRSERFTRTDVLPDGTTTTHVAEMPIWLEAAASAGTPMCEALLYAHRVLDRWVTDHPGSFPPIILNLTDGESTDGDPAGPAQQLRSIGTNDGSALLFNLHISSDIATPTHYPNTAAGLPPMGAKLFSMSDVLPPDMRDTAVDLGMKVETGARGFVFNASMQSVMLFLNVGTPA; encoded by the coding sequence GTGTACGAGGCAGAAATCAGCCGGGCCAATCCGGCTTGCATCGTGTTCCTGATCGACCAGTCCAGTTCCATGCGCGCGGCCATGCCCAGCACGACCCAGTCCAAACAGATGGCCGTGGCCGACGCCATCAACAGCATGCTCCGTGAGCTGATCATCCGGTGCGGTCGTGGCATCGACGAGATCTGGGACTTCTTCCACGTCTCCGTCATCGGCTACGGAGCCACGGTCGGCCCAGCCCTCGGCGGTCCTCTCACCGGCCGCGACCTCGTGCCTGCGAGCGCCCTCGCACAGGGCAGAATCCGCTCCGAACGGTTCACCCGCACCGATGTCCTCCCGGACGGCACGACCACCACCCATGTCGCGGAGATGCCGATCTGGCTGGAAGCCGCCGCCTCCGCCGGAACGCCGATGTGTGAGGCCCTGCTCTACGCGCACCGAGTCCTGGACCGCTGGGTGACCGATCACCCCGGAAGCTTTCCGCCCATCATCCTCAACCTGACAGACGGCGAGTCGACGGACGGCGATCCGGCCGGCCCAGCCCAACAGCTCCGTTCCATCGGAACGAACGACGGCAGTGCCCTCCTGTTCAACCTGCACATCTCGTCCGACATCGCCACGCCGACGCACTATCCCAACACCGCCGCCGGCCTGCCGCCGATGGGCGCCAAGCTCTTCTCCATGTCGGACGTCCTGCCCCCCGACATGCGCGACACCGCGGTGGACCTCGGAATGAAGGTGGAGACAGGGGCACGCGGCTTCGTCTTCAACGCCAGCATGCAGTCCGTCATGCTCTTCCTGAACGTCGGCACCCCGGCGTGA
- a CDS encoding protein kinase domain-containing protein: MLTPQGQRPTLSDYQSAVARLEQCSEEPRLKRCLPKLGADGQPGADGGSFGAVYCLEDPEDGRSWALKCFLRDEPLRERRYREIANCLHGARGSWQTEVHYLRNGLWVQGKWWPVVLMEWVSGLRLTDWIDGVLDQRPGEASAELRRLAHRFASAVHRMHRSGISHGDLQSGNVLVTSETAVRFVDYDAMTVPGWSIPPRREDGHPDFRLPREGERGQDGETEVRHTAASTGTSGTVFTTSTSTGVPIQEPDALVAMHRDRFPSHVIHAALVMLSHDVSLWTALHRPGADHLLLSRKDFRDPTQSHNWHLLLHHRMREVRVTAAELRSMLNCPVDLQPDLEPQPEVASQESVLEPMAWRPTSGPRSGPRPFLDIGVFAVPESQGDPRTASSPDSTGMPEHTGPRPAARLPEPAAERDPNPAAGAFEFDPHPGDHEAHFTPARPDSRPEDLLPARIVLLGVGVILLLSVLITLLLTLDK; the protein is encoded by the coding sequence GTGCTGACGCCTCAAGGCCAACGGCCCACCTTGTCCGACTACCAGTCCGCTGTGGCCCGGCTGGAGCAGTGCAGCGAGGAGCCCCGTCTGAAGCGATGCCTGCCAAAACTGGGCGCCGACGGTCAGCCCGGCGCCGACGGCGGCAGCTTCGGAGCCGTCTACTGCCTTGAGGACCCGGAGGACGGGCGGAGTTGGGCGCTGAAGTGCTTTCTGCGCGACGAGCCCCTTCGCGAGCGCCGATACCGCGAGATCGCGAACTGTCTGCACGGCGCCCGGGGATCCTGGCAGACAGAGGTGCACTATCTGCGGAACGGGCTGTGGGTGCAGGGGAAATGGTGGCCGGTCGTCCTCATGGAATGGGTTTCGGGCCTGCGTCTCACCGACTGGATCGACGGTGTGCTCGACCAGCGACCGGGAGAGGCGAGCGCGGAACTGCGGCGACTGGCCCACCGGTTCGCCAGCGCCGTCCACCGGATGCACCGATCCGGCATCAGTCACGGAGACCTGCAGAGCGGCAACGTCCTGGTGACTTCCGAGACAGCGGTACGTTTCGTCGACTACGACGCCATGACCGTTCCTGGATGGTCGATACCCCCTCGCCGCGAAGACGGACACCCCGACTTCCGCCTCCCGCGCGAAGGCGAACGAGGCCAGGACGGCGAGACCGAAGTGCGCCACACGGCCGCTTCCACCGGTACCAGCGGCACCGTGTTCACGACCAGCACCTCGACAGGGGTTCCGATCCAGGAGCCGGACGCCCTCGTGGCGATGCACCGGGACCGCTTCCCCTCGCACGTCATCCACGCCGCGTTGGTGATGCTCAGCCATGACGTCTCTCTGTGGACAGCTCTGCACCGGCCGGGCGCCGATCACCTTCTGCTGTCCCGTAAGGACTTCCGCGATCCGACGCAGTCTCACAATTGGCACCTGCTGCTGCACCACAGAATGCGCGAAGTACGCGTCACCGCCGCGGAATTACGCTCGATGCTCAACTGCCCCGTCGACCTCCAACCAGACCTTGAACCGCAGCCGGAAGTCGCCTCACAGGAGAGCGTCCTGGAACCGATGGCCTGGCGTCCCACATCGGGGCCGCGCTCCGGGCCTCGTCCCTTCCTGGACATCGGCGTGTTCGCAGTACCCGAATCCCAGGGGGATCCCAGGACCGCGTCCTCTCCGGATTCGACGGGCATGCCGGAGCACACCGGACCACGGCCCGCCGCGCGGCTCCCCGAACCGGCCGCCGAGCGAGACCCGAACCCCGCAGCCGGTGCCTTCGAGTTCGACCCACACCCCGGCGACCATGAGGCGCACTTCACGCCCGCCCGGCCCGACAGCCGACCGGAAGATCTGCTACCGGCCCGGATCGTCCTGTTGGGCGTAGGCGTGATCCTTCTGCTGAGCGTGCTGATCACGCTGCTCCTCACCCTCGACAAGTGA